The Oryza glaberrima chromosome 9, OglaRS2, whole genome shotgun sequence genome includes a window with the following:
- the LOC127784887 gene encoding transcription initiation factor TFIID subunit 2 produces MAKARKQKGEEQKPDGGGAGGGGGGATVLHQKLCLSIDMENRLIYGYTEIKVQSENDTFALHADNMTIRNILVDGQAAEFEYSPQWKNAGDQQSWSSVSCSKTAADAACSVYISSLNSEAAPNLIISSERSSKAITEPQYEENGENHEENGEKHEENGEKQNENGEKCEENGGKPAQISDDQAVNGCNGSADKKDKEEETEKDNEKEKEDKEEETEKDNEKEKEDKEEETEKDNEKEKEQLMGTDEKEKEKEKEDENEEEKLEEEEKKDKEEKLEEKEKENEEENGNEKDKENDNEIEKVKNTKLVHIDYILEKAETGLYFTGNILHSNNQIRRAHCWFPCIDSATQRCPFDLEFTVSTNLVAVSNGDLLYQVLSKEDPPRKTYVYKLSTPVSAQWISLVVGPFEVLPDRNDISVSHMCLSQSLSKLENTISFFHSVYSCYEDYLAASFPFGLYKQVFLPPEMIVSPTSLGASTCIFNSDILHDEKVIDQIIDTRIKVAYALARQWFGIYTSAEEATDEWLLDGLAGFLTEHFVKRYLGNNEARYRRFKANCIVCEFDVSGATALSSPSASSDLFGTQTIGSYGKIRSLKAVSVLQMLEKQMGPDSFRKILQMIVAPTRASRTLSTKEFRHLANKVGNLERPFLKEFFPRWVESSGCPVMRLGISYSKRRNLVELAVSRGCTTKVDPGPDIRTNGDSREGDTGWPGMMSVRVHETDGVYDHPIVPMAGEALQVVEIQCHSKVAAKRFQKTKKGSKPDGSDENIDASNQDNRASMDAPLLWIRVDPEMEYLAEIHFHQPVQMWINQLEKDKDVISQSQAISVLEKSPQLTFAVTNALNNFLNDTKAFWRVRVEAAYALAVTASESTELTGLLHLVKFYKSRRFDADIGLPRPNDFHDIPEYFVLEAIPHAVALVRSADKSSPKEAIEFILQLLKYNDNNGNVYSDVYWLSAMVQAIGELEFGQQGVGLLSSLLKRIDRLLQFDNFMPGYNGVLTVSCIRTLARIAQRVSSSICLDRVCELIVPYRNMDKPWKVRMEAGRVLIDLEFHHKGLDAALLLFLKYANEERSLRGGTKLAVHVLRLCQANIESHDNNQIQLPTLVGLLCLLAGKKAYNNVYLRHNVFCILQIAAGRSPTLHGVPKVVTPPQVVLEISSDQHTKADSSVPQQSRPQEPSTSTPSVREVLPTSGPLKDADNISNCSERRNVIFIPTKDADNISNCSERRNVISIPTKDADNISNCSERRNVVKIRVKRASSSSKADDADHRDHSHGRNENEAGPCSSMSVDAPMTEAPEPVNVSNHNIEEQNSCHDREQNSCHDRESRMSASIGNVKLMDKHEVSKELQCTADSRLDALPKDHFSPVVNGQEVLDRPRSQLEVVSTSYDGNQAPDSMNGLETKEKKKDKKDKKRHRDKKDDPEYLEKKRLKKEKKRMEKEKGKKQKEGEGVSSSEQKNTAKPSDSQGTSSARPPAPMRTPEPKISNVGTPVDTTRTLTTTKIRIKVKPLQR; encoded by the exons ATGGCGAAGGCGAGGAAGCAGAAGGGCGAAGAGCAGAagcccgacggcggcggggctggcggcgggggagggggcgccACCGTGCTCCACCAGAAGCTGTGCCTCTCCATCGACATGGAGAACCGGCTGATCTATGG GTACACTGAGATAAAAGTTCAATCTGAAAATGATACTTTTGCTCTGCACGCTGACAACATGACGATTAGGAACATATTAGTGGATGGTCAAGCTGCTGAGTTTGAGTATTCTCCTCAGTGGAAAAATGCTGGTGATCAACAGAGTTGGTCTTCAGTATCATGTTCGAAgactgctgctgatgctgcatgctcagtatatatctcttctctaaaTAGTGAAGCTGCACCTAATCTCATCATCTCGTCAGAGAGATCAAGCAAGGCAATAACTGAGCCACAGTACGAAGAAAATGGTGAAAACCACGAAGAAAATGGTGAAAAGCATGAAGAAAATGgtgaaaaacaaaatgaaaatggTGAAAAATGTGAAGAAAATGGTGGGAAACCTGCTCAAATATCTGATGATCAAGCTGTTAATGGCTGCAACGGTTCTGCTGATAAGAAGGACAAAGAAGAGGAAACTGAGAAGgacaatgaaaaagaaaaggaggataaGGAAGAGGAAACTGAGAAGgacaatgaaaaagaaaaggaggacaAGGAAGAGGAAACTGAGAAGgacaatgaaaaagaaaaggagcagCTAATGGGAACAgatgagaaggagaaggagaaggagaaggaggatgagaatgaggaggagaagttggaggaggaggagaagaaggataaggaggagaagttggaggagaaggagaaggagaatgAAGAGGAAAATGGAAATGAGAAGGACAAGGAAAATGATAATGAAATTGAAAAG GTGAAGAACACAAAACTGGTTCACATAGATTATATTTTGGAGAAGGCTGAAACTGGACTTTACTTCACTGGCAACATCTTACATAGTAACAATCAAATAAGGCGTGCACACTGCTGGTTTCCTTGCATTGATAGTGCAACACAGCGCTGTCC ATTTGACCTAGAGTTCACAGTTAGCACGAATCTAGTTGCTGTCAGTAACGGTGACTTGCTTTACCAG GTCTTAAGCAAGGAAGATCCtccaagaaaaacatatgtGTATAAATTGAGCACTCCAGTTAGTGCACAGTGGATATCTTTGGTTGTTGGTCCATTTGAAGTTCTTCCTGACAGGAATGACATAAGTGTATCACACATGTGCTTATCTCAGAGTTTATCAAAGCTTGAAAATACCATCTCATTTTTCCACAGTGTCTACAG CTGTTATGAAGATTATCTTGCTGCATCATTTCCTTTTGGACTATACAAACAGGTTTTTCTTCCACCTGAAATGATAGTATCACCAACAAGCTTAGGAGCTTCCACTTGCATCTTCAATTCAGATATCTTACACGACGAAAAGGTTATAGATCAG ATAATTGACACGAGAATCAAAGTAGCATATGCTCTTGCAAGGCAATGGTTTGGCATATACACAAGTGCAGAGGAGGCAACCGATG aGTGGTTATTGGATGGTTTGGCTGGTTTTCTCACTGAGCATTTTGTCAAGCGTTATCTTGGCAATAATGAGGCACGATATAGGCGTTTCAAG GCCAATTGCATTGTGTGTGAGTTTGATGTCAGTGGTGCAACTGCTTTGAGCTCTCCTTCAGCTTCAAGTGATTTATTTGGAACTCAAACAATCGGTTCATATGGGAAAATTCGTTCTTTGAAGGCA GTATCTGTTCTTCAAATGTTGGAGAAACAGATGGGGCCAGACTCTTTTCGGAAG ATTCTGCAGATGATAGTTGCTCCAACTCGTGCCTCAAGAACACTAAGTACAAAAGAG TTCAGGCATCTTGCAAACAAGGTCGGTAATCTTGAACGGCCATTCCTGAAAGAATTCTTCCCAAGGTGGGTTGAATCTTCTGGATGCCCAGTTATGAG ATTGGGAATCTCCTATAGCAAGAGGAGAAACTTGGTTGAATTAGCTGTTTCACGTGGTTGCACCACAAAAGTTGATCCTGGTCCTGATATTCGCACGAATGGTGATTCTCGAGAAGGTGATACTGGATGGCCAGGAATGATGAGCGTACGTGTCCATGAAACTGATGGAGTGTACGATCATCCAATTGTACCCATGGCTGGTGAAGCTTTGCAGGTGGTGGAAATACAATGTCATTCCAAAGTAGCAGCAAAGCGCTTTCAGAAAACTAAAAAAGGCTCAAAGCCTGATGGTTCTGATGAAAACATAGATGCTTCAAATCAAGATAACCGTGCGAG TATGGATGCACCTTTACTGTGGATCAGAGTGGACCCAGAAATGGAGTATCTCGCTGAGATACATTTTCACCAGCCTGTGCAGATGTGG ATCAATCAATTGGAAAAGGACAAAGATGTCATTTCACAATCACAAGCAATATCTGTACTGGAGAAATCACCTCAACTCACTTTTGCTGTGACTAATGCCCTCAATAATTTCTTAAATGATACAAAG GCATTTTGGAGAGTTAGAGTTGAAGCAGCATATGCTTTAGCTGTAACTGCATCAGAG AGCACAGAACTAACTGGACTGCTTCATCTGGTTAAGTTCTATAAAAGCCGCCGATTTGATGCAGATATTGGATTACCCAG GCCGAATGACTTCCATGATATTCCGGAGTACTTTGTTCTTGAG GCAATTCCTCATGCAGTAGCTCTTGTTAGATCAGCAGACAAGAGCAGCCCAAAAGAAGCCATTGAATTTATCCTTCAGCTTCTAAAG TATAATGATAACAACGGAAATGTATACTCTGATGTCTACTGGCTATCTGCAATGGTGCAGGCGATAGGTGAATTAGAATTTGGCCAGCAG GGTGTAGGTCTATTGTCGTCTCTTCTCAAGCGCATTGATCGGCTCCTGCAATTTGATAA CTTTATGCCTGGATACAATGGGGTTTTGACTGTCAGCTGCATTCGCACCCTTGCACGTATTGCACAGAGGGTGTCATCTTCCATTTGCCTT GATCGCGTCTGTGAACTAATTGTGCCCTATCGCAACATGGACAAACCATGGAAAGTTCGAATGGAAGCTGGCAGGGTTCTTATTGATCTCGAGTTTCACCATAAAGGACTTGATGCAGCTCTTTTATTATTCTTGAAATATGCTAATGAAGAAAGATCTTTGAGAG GAGGGACAAAGTTGGCTGTTCATGTCTTGCGTCTATGCCAAGCCAATATTGAATCTCATGATAATAATCAAATACAATTGCCAACTCTAGTTGGCCTCCTTTGCCTGCTTGCTGGCAAAAAGGCCTACAACAATGTATATCTTCGACATAATGTGTTCTGCATATTGCAAATTGCTGCTGGAAG GTCTCCAACACTGCATGGAGTTCCGAAGGTTGTCACTCCACCTCAAGTTGTCCTGGAGATATCTAGTGATCAGCACACTAAAGCTGATTCCTCAGTTCCTCAACAATCAAGGCCTCAAGAACCTTCCACTAGCACTCCTAGTGTCCGTGAAGTCTTACCTACCTCTGGACCCTTAAAAGATGCGGATAATATATCTAACTGCAGTGAGAGAAGGAATGTTATTTTTATACCCACAAAAGATGCGGATAATATATCTAACTGCAGTGAGAGAAGGAATGTTATTTCTATACCCACAAAAGATGCGGATAATATATCTAACTGCAGTGAGAGAAGGAATGTTGTCAAAATAAGGGTTAAACGTGCTTCATCATCCAGTAAAGCAGATGATGCTGATCACAGAGATCATTCACATGGTAGAAATGAAAATGAAGCAGGTCCATGTAGCTCTATGTCAGTGGATGCACCTATGACTGAAGCACCAGAACCAGTAAATGTAAGTAATCATAACATCGAGGAGCAAAACTCATGCCATGATAGGGAACAAAACTCTTGCCACGATAGGGAATCAAGGATGTCAGCAAGCATTGGCAATGTCAAACTAATGGACAAGCATGAAGTATCCAAGGAGCTACAGTGCACAGCCGATTCCAGGCTAGATGCTctccccaaggatcacttctcTCCCGTTGTTAATGGACAGGAAGTCCTAGACAGGCCACGGAGTCAGCTAGAAGTAGTCTCCACAAGCTATGATGGAAATCAAGCCCCAGACTCCATGAATGGATTGGAAACgaaggaaaagaagaaggacAAGAAAGACAAAAAGCGGCATCGAGATAAGAAAGATGATCCTGAGTATCTGGAGAAAAAACGGcttaagaaagagaagaaaaggatggagaaagaaaaaggcaaaaagcAGAAGGAAGGTGAAGGGGTTTCTTCTTCCGAACAGAAGAACACAGCGAAACCTTCAGACTCGCAAGGAACCTCATCGGCAAGGCCACCAGCTCCAATGCGAACTCCTGAACCCAAGATATCAAATGTGGGTACGCCAGTAGATACTACACGGACATTGACAACTACTAAGATTAGGATCAAAGTCAAGCCTCTGCAAAGATAA